Proteins encoded together in one Tripterygium wilfordii isolate XIE 37 chromosome 14, ASM1340144v1, whole genome shotgun sequence window:
- the LOC120015164 gene encoding BES1/BZR1 homolog protein 4-like isoform X1, translating to MKTGTRMPSWKERENNKRRERRRRAIAAKIYAGLRTYGQYKLPKHCDNNEVLKALCNEAGWTVEEDGTTYRKGCKPVERMDIVGGSTSASPCSSYQPSPCASYNPSPPSSSFPSPSRYISNANALIPWFKNLSSSSSSASSKDPFHLYMHAGSASAPVTPPLSSPTCRTPRTQNDWEDATIGPAWSGQNYSIMPSSTPPSPGRQALPDSGWLAGLRIPQSGPSSPTFSLVSRNPFGFKEELLSGAGSRMWSPMQSGTCSPAIAAGVDNTADVPMPDEIVAEFAFGSNTTGFVKPWEGERIHEECISDDLELTLGNSKTS from the exons atgaaaACGGGGACCAGAATGCCTTCCTGGAAAGAGAGGGAGAACAataagaggagagagaggagacgCCGAGCGATTGCTGCCAAGATCTACGCAGGTCTCCGTACCTATGGCCAATACAAGCTCCCTAAACACTGCGACAACAACGAGGTCCTCAAAGCTCTCTGCAACGAGGCCGGCTGGACTGTCGAAGAGGATGGCACCACCTACAGAAAG GGTTGCAAGCCTGTGGAACGAATGGACATAGTAGGAGGATCTACATCAGCTAGCCCGTGCTCTTCGTACCAACCAAGTCCATGTGCATCCTACAATCCAAGTCCACCTTCCTCTTCTTTCCCAAGCCCATCCCGTTACATATCCAATGCCAATGCCCTCATTCCATGGTTTAAGAACCTCTCTTCTAGCTCATCATCAGCCTCATCCAAAGACCCCTTCCACCTTTACATGCATGCAGGCTCTGCAAGTGCTCCAGTGACACCTCCATTGAGCTCCCCAACATGCAGAACTCCTCGTACCCAAAATGACTGGGAGGATGCAACTATAGGCCCAGCTTGGTCAGGACAGAACTATTCTATCATGCCCTCATCTACCCCACCTAGTCCTGGCCGCCAGGCCCTGCCTGATTCGGGATGGCTTGCTGGTCTCCGGATCCCCCAAAGTGGGCCATCATCTCCGACATTCAGCCTTGTCTCTCGAAATCCATTTGGCTtcaaagaggagcttttatcAGGTGCAGGCTCTCGAATGTGGAGTCCGATGCAAAGTGGTACATGCTCTCCAGCAATTGCTGCAGGTGTTGACAATACAGCAGATGTTCCGATGCCAGATGAGATTGTAGCCGAGTTTGCATTCGGCAGTAATACAACTGGCTTTGTGAAGCCTTGGGAGGGAGAGAGGATACATGAGGAATGCATATCTGATGATCTTGAGCTTACTCTTGGGAATTCAAAAACCAG CTAG
- the LOC120015164 gene encoding BES1/BZR1 homolog protein 4-like isoform X2: MKTGTRMPSWKERENNKRRERRRRAIAAKIYAGLRTYGQYKLPKHCDNNEVLKALCNEAGWTVEEDGTTYRKGCKPVERMDIVGGSTSASPCSSYQPSPCASYNPSPPSSSFPSPSRYISNANALIPWFKNLSSSSSSASSKDPFHLYMHAGSASAPVTPPLSSPTCRTPRTQNDWEDATIGPAWSGQNYSIMPSSTPPSPGRQALPDSGWLAGLRIPQSGPSSPTFSLVSRNPFGFKEELLSGAGSRMWSPMQSGTCSPAIAAGVDNTADVPMPDEIVAEFAFGSNTTGFVKPWEGERIHEECISDDLELTLGNSKTR, from the exons atgaaaACGGGGACCAGAATGCCTTCCTGGAAAGAGAGGGAGAACAataagaggagagagaggagacgCCGAGCGATTGCTGCCAAGATCTACGCAGGTCTCCGTACCTATGGCCAATACAAGCTCCCTAAACACTGCGACAACAACGAGGTCCTCAAAGCTCTCTGCAACGAGGCCGGCTGGACTGTCGAAGAGGATGGCACCACCTACAGAAAG GGTTGCAAGCCTGTGGAACGAATGGACATAGTAGGAGGATCTACATCAGCTAGCCCGTGCTCTTCGTACCAACCAAGTCCATGTGCATCCTACAATCCAAGTCCACCTTCCTCTTCTTTCCCAAGCCCATCCCGTTACATATCCAATGCCAATGCCCTCATTCCATGGTTTAAGAACCTCTCTTCTAGCTCATCATCAGCCTCATCCAAAGACCCCTTCCACCTTTACATGCATGCAGGCTCTGCAAGTGCTCCAGTGACACCTCCATTGAGCTCCCCAACATGCAGAACTCCTCGTACCCAAAATGACTGGGAGGATGCAACTATAGGCCCAGCTTGGTCAGGACAGAACTATTCTATCATGCCCTCATCTACCCCACCTAGTCCTGGCCGCCAGGCCCTGCCTGATTCGGGATGGCTTGCTGGTCTCCGGATCCCCCAAAGTGGGCCATCATCTCCGACATTCAGCCTTGTCTCTCGAAATCCATTTGGCTtcaaagaggagcttttatcAGGTGCAGGCTCTCGAATGTGGAGTCCGATGCAAAGTGGTACATGCTCTCCAGCAATTGCTGCAGGTGTTGACAATACAGCAGATGTTCCGATGCCAGATGAGATTGTAGCCGAGTTTGCATTCGGCAGTAATACAACTGGCTTTGTGAAGCCTTGGGAGGGAGAGAGGATACATGAGGAATGCATATCTGATGATCTTGAGCTTACTCTTGGGAATTCAAAAACCAGGTAA
- the LOC120015164 gene encoding BES1/BZR1 homolog protein 4-like isoform X3, giving the protein MDIVGGSTSASPCSSYQPSPCASYNPSPPSSSFPSPSRYISNANALIPWFKNLSSSSSSASSKDPFHLYMHAGSASAPVTPPLSSPTCRTPRTQNDWEDATIGPAWSGQNYSIMPSSTPPSPGRQALPDSGWLAGLRIPQSGPSSPTFSLVSRNPFGFKEELLSGAGSRMWSPMQSGTCSPAIAAGVDNTADVPMPDEIVAEFAFGSNTTGFVKPWEGERIHEECISDDLELTLGNSKTS; this is encoded by the exons ATGGACATAGTAGGAGGATCTACATCAGCTAGCCCGTGCTCTTCGTACCAACCAAGTCCATGTGCATCCTACAATCCAAGTCCACCTTCCTCTTCTTTCCCAAGCCCATCCCGTTACATATCCAATGCCAATGCCCTCATTCCATGGTTTAAGAACCTCTCTTCTAGCTCATCATCAGCCTCATCCAAAGACCCCTTCCACCTTTACATGCATGCAGGCTCTGCAAGTGCTCCAGTGACACCTCCATTGAGCTCCCCAACATGCAGAACTCCTCGTACCCAAAATGACTGGGAGGATGCAACTATAGGCCCAGCTTGGTCAGGACAGAACTATTCTATCATGCCCTCATCTACCCCACCTAGTCCTGGCCGCCAGGCCCTGCCTGATTCGGGATGGCTTGCTGGTCTCCGGATCCCCCAAAGTGGGCCATCATCTCCGACATTCAGCCTTGTCTCTCGAAATCCATTTGGCTtcaaagaggagcttttatcAGGTGCAGGCTCTCGAATGTGGAGTCCGATGCAAAGTGGTACATGCTCTCCAGCAATTGCTGCAGGTGTTGACAATACAGCAGATGTTCCGATGCCAGATGAGATTGTAGCCGAGTTTGCATTCGGCAGTAATACAACTGGCTTTGTGAAGCCTTGGGAGGGAGAGAGGATACATGAGGAATGCATATCTGATGATCTTGAGCTTACTCTTGGGAATTCAAAAACCAG CTAG